Below is a window of Musa acuminata AAA Group cultivar baxijiao chromosome BXJ3-11, Cavendish_Baxijiao_AAA, whole genome shotgun sequence DNA.
CCATAGCATGGGATTTCGACATTGTTTTACATGTCAGCCAAGTTGTTTTGCCTTGTTAGTTATTTGCAGCTCAGCCTCAAATGTCATTGCATGCATATTTTCATTAAGCCCCCTTtgataaatcataatatataattCTCATTGGCATATCCGAGAATCATATATGGGAGGCATATAAGATTCTGTGCTATTCTTTCTGATGAAACATATATATGTTTTGCAAACTTTGTTGTAGATCAATCAACTAAACTGTTGTCCTATGTAACAACAGAAAGGTGCTAAAATCAGATCTTGATCTCCTTCTTGTAGATAAATTTAGGCTCCTGTCTGAAGCTGTTTCTATGGTCTTAGGTTTGTCTTTTTCTGTTCATTTGTCTTTTTTATGCTTCTTTCAATTTTGCTCTTTAGATCCTCGAGACAATATTTTTTCCCTAAGCATCTGCTCCCATGCAATTTAATGTTAGTTTCATCCCTGTTCTAGATAAATGTTGTATGACTACCATACAAATGATACAAGTTTACATGATCTGAAATCTCTTATCTTTCCAATGTCTGTGCAGTCTTGGTTTTTATTTGGAACCTAAAATTCATGTCTTATTATAATGGAAGTTCTTTGATCTTCATTGGAGACTTAGATTTCTATTTTTTGCTCAAATATTTCTCTCGTACATGGTAGTTTAGATAGACCATAGAATCTTGTGTCCATGTTAGACACCAATGATTTGAAGTTGGACTTTGTTGATTCATAAAAATTAGTATGCTAGTTATGTTGAAGCATCTAATAGAGGCTTTTGATGCCAATATGATTTATTTGTCCACATGGTAATTCGTCTCAAGATTATATATGCCTGCATATTTCTTTCATCATTTCATCAATGGTAAGTGCACTGTACTTGTCTTCTTACGGCAAGAATTTTTAGTTCTTGTGGTTACGAGTTAATAATTGGTCTTTTCCGAAATGTGCTGTAAATTTTAGGCTTTGGTTGATGCTCCTGACATGGTACGTGGCCAAATGAACTTCAAGAGACTCTCTCTTACTGACATAAAGATTGACATACCACGAGTCCCGAAAAAGAAGACCCTTATTGATGCCATGGAAGCGGCTGGTAGGATGATTGATATTCCCCATGGAACAATGAAATTAACATAGAATTCTACAGTTGTTTAATTAATATACTGCCACAGATGTGAAGAACAAATGGGAGAAAAGCTCATGGGGCAGGAAGTTGATTGTGCAGAAGAGGAGAGCTTCATTGAATGACTTTGACAGGTTCAAGGTCATGTTGGCAAAGATTAAGGTGGAGATTGAAtcctttaaaattttaatgttcttGCAccatttatttgattcttttagtTCGCTTCAGTTCATTATGTTGACAAGTCTTTATATATTTGTTCAGAGAGGAGGTGCTATCAGGCAAGAGCTGGCCAAGCTTAAAAAGGAGAATGCAGCTTGAGCTTCTCATTGAAAGTTGATGAATTTTGTCAAATTTAtttcctgtcaagcagtggtgtcTGTCTTAAATCAAAAATCTCTGATGTGACTTTAGATTTTGCATTTAGTACTGGAGCTCTTAAAAGGTTTTTGTGACACTGATTGAGCTATGGTTTTAATGTTATGTTTTTATCATCATTTCTCCTGGAATTTCGGCAACAAAGTGATAAAATCATGAAATATAACTTGTTAGGTCATGTTTTCGCAGCAGTTTTTAGTTACCTGGAATGAAATGCCGGGGTGCCAACTTGATTACTAGATACCGGTTAGAACCATGCTTCATTGAGCTGCTTGACTTCTGGAGATAATTGAAGGCTTAAAATGAATCGTTTTGACATCAGAAGCAACTTATCTTTTTATTAGAGGATGAATCCTTGTGACTTTATTTAATCTTGAAATGTTGTTACTGTCTAATTTCTTTGGTGTTCAAGTTTATTAAAGAACATGTTTGATTGCTTAGAGACACAGTCCATACATACCAAACGAAACAGGAGATGAAATTTAAACATGACTTCCTCAGGATATGTAAATCATGTTTGATTACCTTGACCTGTCGATTTATCTCACAAAATTAATTATCTTTTCACTGAGAATTTTTAGTGATCTAAGAGCGTTAATGTACGCTTTTCATACTAATTTTGTAGCTCATTTCCTGATTTGGAAGATCAGGATACAAAATAGTTTCTCTATAAATATAGTCTCATTTGTATGGAAATTAAatcttcttcttatatattttttaaataaaaaatattatatcaaattatatatatatatatatatatatatgacgttCACAAAGTCGAATTCAAAGACGAATCTTCTTATTATATATTGATGCGGCATATCATATATAGGATCCATGTTCGATGCCAAATATGGTAACGGCACAAGCTACGTCCATGGAACTCACCTTCAGTCTATGTTTGAGTCATTGAAGTATTTCTCCCAAGGATACGTAAGTTCACATGAAGAACGACAGTGGCATACAAGTCTGCATCAAATATCCGACTATAAAATTGGTTCTTTTACATGACGATGATATAAGTAGGGACCAAAGATGATGATATGCAGTGTGATCATGTGTGTGACCAATTAGCAGACCAAAAGAACTCATTCCATGCTATATGCTCTGACAGAAGCAGATCCATCTTCCATGTGTTGATTCATCTCCCATGATTTCGTATGATTTCAGGCAGTGGGCTCATCATGCGGCCGGTTTCTTCTCGTTGTTCTTGCTGCGGAAGGGCGAGAGGAGGGAGAACGGACGAGAGACTGCAACAAGAATCAAGTCTTTGAGAAGGACTGTAATAAGCAATGAATTAGGCAGAAAAAAAGCAGAAAAGAAGATTTTAGCTGCGGCAGACTCGAGAACTTTGAGGTTCCTAATAATTTTCAACATAAGCGCTTTTACATACATCATGTAGTCACCAATCGAACAGCTTGAGAGTTGAGAAAGACATGTCTAACCTTTAGTCGGCGTGCCTCCAGCATTAGTATCATCTTGGGCAATGAGATTCTTCAATATATGAACTggaaaacaaaaatgaaaatgtaTCAGATACAAGTATCATTTGACATGAGGTTTCAAACATGCTTGCGCTAGAGTTTGATATTTATTCTATTACAGGTAGTGTATGATCTGAGGCAGCCACAAAGATAAGGAATAGAAGAATCTAAGATGCACAAAGATAGCTGCAAGCTGCCTGATAACGAGATCATAAATGTTGTTTTTGAAAGTTCATGTAACTGCAGAATAAATGCAGAAAATGAAATAGTCATTATAGCCAGAAAATGGATAAGAGTTAGCTAGCTaggttagagataggaaccaggtTAATAAAAGGTAAGGCTTTTCATTTTTTGATTACTTGAATTCAGTGGTTTAGGCAAATAAACTAGTATACTATTGACAAAATTGTCTGTAAACCTCAATCAGCAGGAGGTGGGATCTTACCATCATTGGACGAAGCCACACCAACTGTTTGATCATCAACAGATGAAGCATCTGAGTCGATGTTACCTTCACCCAATGCCGAGCTGTGGCTCTTTCGACCAAATTTTAGCAGCTTTCTGAAACCTTTTAATTCCTTGCCTCGAGGTTTCTCATATGTTTCATGAAGTTGACCCCCTAGGCTCAGGTTCTCAAAATTGGATATATTTGTTGTGGTTTCCACAGCACATATTGCAACCATTTCAGATTCTGATGTACGTTGACCTCCATCATTTCCTAAATTAGTGGTTACAGGATCATCCAAGGGGGTTGATCTGGAAGAAGGGGCTTGATAATTCTTTTCTGCCGCAGTTGAGTTTGAGAACTTCTGAGGCTCATTTCTTGTGTAAGGAACAACCATCTGATCAGCATTAGCAACATCAATTCATGGTCAGCCCATTAGTAGCTCAAGCAATGTAGATGGAAGCTTCATCTACCAAAAAGTTTTAAGCGCCAAAGCATAAGCAAAGACCAACATACTTATAACTTTTCTTCTTGATCATGATAATATATGTACTTGGGTCCATAGCCAGAAAGGACCTCATGTGCCATATTTGAGTACTATTTACTATGTAAACAACTTGCTCATGTATAATGCAGGTAAAGAAAAGCACTAAACATGGAAATTCAGGCATCAATCAGAATCACTTAAATCCTAAATGAACAAACTACAGAACTAATTCCTTTACATGAACTCAACAAAATGCTAAAGATGTTGTGAAACATGATGCATGCAAGAAAAGTGGATACAAAGAGGTATACTAG
It encodes the following:
- the LOC103971635 gene encoding large ribosomal subunit protein eL14z, which translates into the protein MPFKRYVEIGRVALVNYGKEYGRLVVIVDVIDQNRALVDAPDMVRGQMNFKRLSLTDIKIDIPRVPKKKTLIDAMEAADVKNKWEKSSWGRKLIVQKRRASLNDFDRFKVMLAKIKRGGAIRQELAKLKKENAA